One part of the Magallana gigas chromosome 5, xbMagGiga1.1, whole genome shotgun sequence genome encodes these proteins:
- the LOC105347028 gene encoding uncharacterized protein gives MLTSRNIARHSMAIWLHCLYLFGFVSCLERQWICLKTPPSSFRELHTSCSGSQCYSLHLFSCYNEDCCTLNSYDGTRNFTVFGRGRNLSIVPDIQINEASGLAASRLHPGVLYTHNDSGDRARIFALDSEDGRMLAQYQVLPADHHDWEDMAVGVCPSEAGSCIYIGDIGGNYGTTGSVKNIYVVKEPDVISGDGTLNLLAKVHYNWNVYDIETLMVDPSGDVILISKVQGGRGQVGIIPSEAFNTSHSSYNITSSLTLNIPKTDNVDPLGGDISPNGREVVLRTHHKIYYWMVSNGEYLSTLNNTEPTEVPQINEPQGEAVAWDARGEGYYTLSEREKQPLYYFRRLL, from the exons ATGCTAACCTCAAGGAACATAGCGC gtcatagcatggctatctggtTACACTGTCTGTATCTCTTCGGGTTTGTCTCATGTTTGGAAAGACAGTGGATATGTCTGAAGACTCCGCCCTCAAGCTTCCGGGAACTTCACACTTCCTGtt ccggttCACAGTGTTACTCCTTACATCTCTTCTCATGTTACAACGAGGACTGCTGTACCTTGAATTCGTATGATGGAACCAGAAACT TCACTGTCTTTGGACGAGGAAGGAACTTGAGCATTGTACCTGATATCCAAATTAATGAGGCTTCCGGTTTAGCAGCCAGCCGGCTACATCCAGGGGTACTGTATACACACAATGACAGCGGGGACCGGGCGCGGATCTTTGCCTTGGACTCGGAGGATGGGCGGATGTTGGCGCAGTATCAGGTACTTCCGGCCGATCATCACGACTGGGAAGACATGGCCGTCGGCGTGTGTCCGTCCGAGGCTGGGTCTTGTATATACATAG GCGATATTGGCGGTAATTATGGTACTACGGGAAGTGTGAAGAACATATACGTAGTGAAGGAACCTGACGTCATATCCGGTGATGGAACATTGAACCTTCTAGCAAAGGTTCACTACAA CTGGAATGTGTACGACATAGAGACACTCATGGTGGATCCCTCTGGCGATGTAATCCTGATCTCCAAGGTACAGGGAGGGCGTGGTCAAGTGGGCATCATTCCATCAGAGGCATTCAACACCTCTCACAGTTCCTATAATATAACGAGCTCCCTCACACTAAATATTCCCAAGACGGACAATGTTGACCCTTTGGGTGGTGACATATCCCCCAACGGTCGAGAGGTAGTGCTCCGTACTCATCACAAGATCTACTACTGGATGGTCAGCAATGGCGAGTACCTTAGTACACTGAACAATACTGAGCCCACTGAAGTACCCCAGATAAATGAGCCTCAGGGGGAGGCGGTGGCTTGGGATGCCCGAGGGGAGGGGTACTACACCCTCAGTGAGCGGGAAAAACAACCACTGTACTACTTCAGGCGCCTACTCTAA
- the LOC105347026 gene encoding KICSTOR complex protein ITFG2: MWRNVSFVERIELDFSGNIFNHAIVLGDVDNDQGHELAVGNTDGDLAIFKGSSKSPWKRCSSLGMITCIGVGDVFNKGKNVLVALTAEGWCNIFDIKADSSSETSKDLEAGDHLAPTFNQHLPANGKVLLIEDVDGDGKVELTVAYSDRVVRCFRWSTVQDPETEEVTNNLIQIQKWQLAGQIGSLTVNFTEEGHPELLVAQPGGEYVTMTFKQGSELDLSSDSEGYNEEVLKSDQRANQSASTEIIGGISRQTSKQPGTYYAICTLDGNLLLVEKKQILWSLQVDHQLFSLKKLDVTGNGKEEVVCCSWDGQTYIVNHNRAVVRYQFQESVAAFTAGLYGVDNNPSFVYATYNNKIYIYNSIQLPQVESTNLIEVMEKRENTQELLDKIGLQDAHPTQLRDLYHWLLYGWRDYT; this comes from the exons ATGTGGCGAAATGTTTCTTTTGTGGAGAGAATAGAGCTTGACTTCTCGGGAAACATTTTTAATCATGCTATTGTACTTGGTGATGTTGATAATGATCAG GGGCATGAGTTAGCAGTTGGAAACACTGATGGGGATTTAGCAATTTTTAAGGGAAGTTCAAAGTCCCCTTGGAAGCGATGTTCCAGTCTGGGAATG ataaccTGTATTGGAGTTGGGGATGTATTCAACAAAGGAAAG AATGTGCTGGTTGCATTGACAGCTGAAGGATGGTGTAACATTTTTGACATAAAAGCAGACTCATCCAGTGAG aCCAGCAAAGACTTGGAAGCTGGAGATCATTTAGCCCCAACCTTCAATCAACATCTGCCAGCCAATGGGAAAGTTCTTCTGATTGAAGATGTTG ATGGTGATGGTAAGGTGGAGCTGACGGTGGCATACTCTGACCGGGTGGTGCGATGTTTTAGGTGGAGCACAGTTCAGGACCCAGAGACAGAGGAAGTCACCAATAACCTCATCCAGATACAGAAATGGCAGCTAGCAGGACAG ATTGGTTCTCTGACTGTCAACTTTACAGAAGAAGGTCATCCTGAACTTCTAGTGGCCCAGCCAGGAGGGGAATACGTGACCATGACCTTTAAACAGGGGTCAGAACTCGACCTCTCTAGTGACAGTGAAGG GTACAATGAAGAAGTATTGAAATCTGACCAGAGAGCGAATCAATCAGCCTCTACAGAAATCATTGGCGGCATCTCCAGACAGACCTCAAAACAGCCGGGGACCTATTACGCAATATGTACTTTAGACG GAAATCTGTTGTTAGTTGAAAAGAAACAGATTTTATGGTCTTTACAAGTCGACCATCAGCTGTTTTCTCTCAAAAAGTTGGATGTAACA GGCAATGGGAAGGAGGAAGTGGTTTGTTGTTCGTGGGACGGTCAGACGTACATAGTTAACCACAACAGAGCGGTGGTCAGGTACCAGTTCCAGGAAAGTGTCGCCGCATTCACAGCAG GTCTGTATGGTGTGGACAACAACCCCAGCTTTGTGTACGCCACATACAACAACAAGATTTACATCTACAACAGTATACAGCTACCACAGGTGGAGTCCACCAATCTGATCGAGGTGATGGAAAAACGAGAAAACACTCAGGAACTTCTGGACAAGATAGGACTGCAAG ATGCTCACCCCACCCAGCTCCGAGATCTGTACCACTGGTTGTTGTATGGGTGGAGGGACTATACGTGA
- the LOC105347025 gene encoding uncharacterized protein — protein MYLTVIEQHYRPGLDMVTKFLWILSVALSASPRSAIAAPVFSQAINVGDISDHRITEASGLAASRIHPSVLYTHNDKGDSSRIFAVDADSGGFLAELNINHARNYDWEDIAVGGCPGAPTKSCIYIGDTGDHSGDGSVKIIYVVEEPALLRSGDLDPVVTLHYTWDALDCETLMVDPSGNVVLISKVHGGIGQVAKIPASAFTTGGTYQISSSTTLRIPPTTHKDPVGGDISPNGQEVLLRTHNSLYYWRVDSMDYLKALSTVDPVVVSHVKEHQGEAVAWDALGNGYFTCSEGHNQPLYYFRRSAF, from the exons ATGTATTTAACTGTTATAGAACAACATTATCGCCCTGGCCTCGACATGGTCACGAAGTTTCTGTGGATTCTGTCGGTGGCCCTATCGGCTTCCCCTAGGTCAGCTATCGCAG CGCCGGTCTTTAGCCAGGCCATCAATGTCGGGGACATTTCTGACCACAGGATTACGGAGGCCTCGGGGCTGGCCGCCAGTAGGATCCACCCAAGCGTCCTTTACACCCACAACGACAAGGGGGACTCCTCCCGGATCTTCGCCGTGGACGCCGACTCCGGGGGATTCCTGGCGGAACTCAACATCAACCACGCCCGGAACTATGACTGGGAGGACATCGCGGTAGGGGGGTGTCCCGGCGCACCCACCAAGTCCTGTATCTACATAG GGGACACGGGAGATCACTCTGGTGACGGCAGCGTCAAGATCATCTATGTTGTTGAGGAGCCAGCGTTGCTGAGGTCAGGAGATCTAGACCCGGTCGTCACGCTTCATTACAC ATGGGATGCTTTAGACTGTGAAACTTTAATGGTTGACCCTTCAGGTAACGTAGTCCTCATCAGTAAGGTTCATGGAGGTATTGGTCAAGTAGCCAAAATTCCTGCGTCAGCCTTTACGACGGGAGGTACCTACCAAATCTCCAGTTCCACCACCCTACGCATTCCTCCCACAACCCACAAGGACCCCGTGGGAGGCGACATCTCCCCCAACGGACAGGAAGTTTTACTTAGAACCCACAATTCACTGTACTACTGGAGAGTTGATAGTATGGACTACCTAAAAGCTCTTAGTACTGTCGATCCGGTGGTGGTTTCCCACGTGAAGGAACACCAAGGCGAGGCTGTTGCGTGGGACGCCCTCGGGAACGGTTATTTTACATGCAGCGAGGGGCATAATCAACCTCTGTATTACTTCCGGCGAAGCgcgttttga
- the LOC105347024 gene encoding uncharacterized protein, giving the protein MRLGPLSVVTGMLWAVSGEECIEQQTTEENVTTIVSSLRTRTKAVKKGRRYRMETEYYEFFEEKISRRNVTYSVATCCHGYEKVNGKCSKHSTFVTPNAPISASMTSVVVPTLMLLFMLAVSIVVVYHLHSKDKLCTRSKRKNKTKKSSVKKANRSTDELYTQIEAPTGIVSGHYDDLRCSQRQVNANPQPNKGTEEDDRRSDHNDDYLSISSTLTK; this is encoded by the exons ATGCGACTGGGGCCGCTATCAGTTGTTACTGGAATGTTATGGGCTGTATCTGGTGAAGAATGCATTGAACAACAGAC aaCTGAAGAAAATGTAACGACAATTGTATCGAGCTTACGGACAAGAACGAAGGCAGTCAAAAAGGGCAGGAGATACAGAATGGAAACTGa ATACTACGAATTCTTTGAAGAAAAGATTAGCCGCAGAAACGTCACATATAGTGTCGCAACATGTTGTCATGGATACGAGAAAGTGAACGGAAAATGTTCGA AACATTCGACATTCGTAACCCCCAATGCTCCGATCTCTGCCAGTATGACGTCAGTTGTTGTTCCAACTTTGATGCTGTTGTTTATGTTGGCTGTGTCCATTGTTGTCGTGTATCACTTACACTCCAAAGACAAATTATGCACCAGGTCAAAGAG gaaaaaCAAAACCAAGAAATCTTCGGTCAAAAAAGCCAACAGATCTACAG ACGAGCTGTATACACAGATTGAAGCACCCACAGGGATTGTATCGGGGCACTACGACGACCTTCGTTGCTCACAGAGACAGGTCAATGCCAACCCACAGCCAAACAAAGGGACAGAAGAGGATGACAGGAGGTCCGACCACAATGACGACTATTTGTCGATATCCTCAACGCTAACTAAATAA